catcGAAGAACAATGGAACTTCTCCGGTAAGAAGGgccctggactttgcaattcttaaatataaatcccTCATCGCCAGCCAGCTAACTACCCATTAGCCTATTCGGCaagatgagttgagaggtatcatcttggcagcttccacccgctatgtctctctcacaagAAAAAATTCTAAGTCAGGATGTGAGTAATTGAATATTGCAGGAAAATAAATCCGGGTTTAAGCCTTTCTAAATAGCTtgtctaaattattttagagcAAGAATATCTTGGCTGAAaacatctaataaaaatgtacttgCACAGccccttcaaaaatatttatattggatGTTCCTAATCCTTTATTCTTCAAAAGGTTAACTTTATAAAGATAAGTTAAATGTGTCTTTCCTATTTAAATTAAAGAGAAAAGATAGAATTAGCAAGAGCAAAGTCCaaagtcaataaaataacatactTTTGGCGTATCCAACCCTCGTATTGTAATCTTTGCATTCACTTTGGACATGGTAATTGGTAATATCCAATGAACCaacggatttttttatataaattctcTGAATAACGACGGCAATTCTTGAgaatactcataaaaaaaatgacaaacatCTCTTCACCGTCCCATAATACCCAATTCAGAACAACATGAACAaaatgaaatagccatgacgtctCCAGTTATTTGATACGCAAGggctatttcaaaatttattatttttgagaaataaaggaatttttgctgcAAGTCATGGAAAAGGACAATGTGATGGTTTGGGAGATACAGTTCAAAGGTTAGTGAGTAAAGCAAGTCTACAGCATTGTTCAAAAGGAAATAACTCCCAACAAATTTTAACTCCTATggaactttataaatattgtgaagaaaatatagaaaatataaattttgtatattattacgttttatttttggaatctaTTTTTTATCCGGTTCACTAActgaattataaaaagattctaaataatatttttgatgtattattttcataatttattaaatttatttgaatattagttttactttatataaaaattgaaacagatagaataagttaataataattttttttatatttaaaccataaatatataatcattttaattgaaaatcaatcatccttattttcaaaatgattggAAATGTGGATTTTGTTGGTttcaatcttaaacaaaattagtatttggttttaataaataatttattaaacagaagtaaatagttaataatatatattatacattgaaaATTCTAAGCTCATTACTTGTGTCAGGCTTTTAAGTTGTTACTTTTTATGGTATTGTGGTTTTTTCTTGTGCAGGGCACAACTTACATGAGCTTGGACAATTGTCTGTCATAATCTTATCGGAACAATGAGATAAATATTTACCGCACGTTTCGTATTTGTCAAAGCAATCTGAAATATAAGacatttgacatttttgatcATGTTGCAAAGTTTAACTAATAATTGCCTGAAGTGGTTGTAATAGCCGTGGTAGAAGTTGTTGTTGTAGTATTAATGTCTTCTGGACACTTTTTACATGTCTGTGGACAGTTTTCACTTGTATATTCAGAGAAACACCATTCCTTCAAAATGTCACAATATGGCAATTTATCTTTACAAACTGAAACGAGAAATTTACATTTagatgtttaatttattatgataatgcATTCGAGATGGATTTGGGTATTATCCATTCTATACATTAGAACccgtaatatatattaaaaaaatacccacGTATTACACAAAAAAGTTGGTGCCTGAcggataaaattaaaaagaaaaaaaaccatagaACCTCTttcattaattaactatttccatgaataaaataatggaagagTCTTTTTGAAGATGCTACCTGAATATATGcttttttattctctaaatattttcgagtattatttccttcatgattagaaaacatataaaatataaaaaagtctaAACGTATTACTTGTTGTTGTGGTACTAATGTCTTCTGGACACTTATTACATGTTTGTGGACAGTTCCCACCAGTATATTCagagaaacaatattttttcattgagtcACAATATGGCCATTTGTCTTTACAAACTGAAACaagaaatttacaattatatattaaatttatgtacattaagcAAATATGTGAATAAGTGAATGTAATattcttttgaagaaataaattacttatgatttttaaaataccgATTCTACCCGAATCCTAAGTTCAATTTTCCGTAATTATTCggttctgaaaaaatatataaagcccATCCCTatcattcttatatttttatacgtaCTATTCTTTGAACCTTTTGTTGTAACCTGTGTCGGGCGAGTAGTAGAAAGAGTTGATAGTTGATCGcatttatattttgctttaacTTTTAATGCATCTAATTCCGTCATTCCATTTCTTTGACCAATTTGAATTCCAGATGGTACAAATCTTAGTGCATCCATTGTATTATTATCGGACgtttgaaaactattttaaaattatataaacataaaaggAATTGATACATTATTTAGCTACTCACTCAGCCAATCCATAATGCATCACAGATCCATAATCGTAAGCATACCCAAAAGTGTCTATAGTAAAACCTGAATAACAATCATCAAAAGTTGTTGCATTTGACCAGGGTTGGCATTTGGGTGGTATGACAGTGGCATTATCAtatatgcttttaaaaaaattgcttaaagaATCTCTCTGAATCCTATCCCAATGTATTTTGACATAACTATCTCGGTCAGGTCGTGTTTGCTCATGAGCATATCCTAGAATATGGAGCATTTCGTGTTGTACAATTCCTGAGAcctaaaggaaaataaaactttttattgtatGGTGGTAACGACGATATAagatttataaactaaaatgaatCAGAGTGGATAGGATCTTTACTCCAGGGGCTCcagagtaatattaaaataaataagatccTTCTATTTATAACTATGTTGTCcgttttaagaataattattaggttcttaaaaaatcattagattctccaaaataaaattttctaatttttctacGTACCATGCAAGTAGAGAATCCATTGCttctttgcaaatttaataCATGCATTCGTCTATATTGATTATAACCAAGGACAGCAAAACATCCTCTCTCATTGTTCTTAATGTAAACATAATTTTCTCTCCATTCCTAGGAACCCATCGCAcacatgttttattttctatttcatcCATAGCAGATTGGATTAAACTCAAATCTGTCTTACTGAATCCTTGAGCTAATGTATAGGGAACTGTATTGTTGGGCCACACCTTTCCTCCTAAAAGATTTCTTGATCCAATTCCCTTGTAGCTATACTTATCATGGATGATTCGACATTGAGCATGGCTcagttctatttaaaaaagatattgattACTTGATGAAGATTTTGACTAACACAAAATGAATCTACCAGAATACGTTCCTTCAAAAGttgtgaaaagaaataaaacaatatactTGTACCACATCTTACAAATTATTGGTAAATTGAAGAGCAAGACACAcgtatttatacataaaatgtagATCATTCGTTTGTATCATATGTTTCACTTAATTGATATTCATATTTACCAGGATAATCGCAAGTAGATCTGAAGTGCTTATAACTATGTGTCGTTggctttgtttacaaatataattgtgaTGTACTTTATGACTAACTATCTTGTGacataattttctatattttgttggcattgtatatttagaaatattcaaaaacattttgttacattcatgaaaaacaatacaaattaaaataagctTTGAAATAGCCAAGTGACTTGATACGGCATGGCtatgtcataatttattaaactaagACGAATGAATTGATAACTgacaaccaaatatatatagggCATTTTTGGGTTAGCAAGGAAACGTTGTATGGTTGTAAAAAGAATGGAGCTAGACGAAACGCATGGCACCTGACACACTTAAATTTTATAGCAAAGTTCTACCAATTGTGTGTCGACCCTTTTACAGAATAACCCCCTACATATAATGATGAAACAGCTATTGAGAGTCGTATTTAAGAAGTATTTCAATCCTCCAATTATTTACATCCCACGTTTAAATGGGGATTATACCTGTTCTGAGTTGTGAtacatttttctgaatttatccTTCATGtcgtatttatgaaaattttacaactttttaatttttatatatataaatgttgtttATGATCCTGTAGGTTCCTACCCCCAACTTGTGAACCGAGATGCTTGATTTTGGCGTCAAATACCAACAGCAAAATTGGTATTCCATTCCATTTGGTGCTTAGTACAGTGGttctgatcgtttgagtatccgaagtacaatttgattttcttcaaaattaaaataaggattatattcttatgtatcaattaaaaaaatcaactttaatgaaatttttgaaattcaaaaacataacttcaaattttaaacttttgattttcttcCATAATTTTTGGTAATTCTTTAATGACAAGTACATCTTGGCAAATACTTCATTACGTGTTTTACTCGTAACCCATCACTAAAGTTGATCATTAATGGTGTCATTGTTtgaaatactgatgtgattatcagctgtctgctttattatgatttttgtgggtataacgaaagtatttatgatcaaaatatataatgaatatatactaCGTATCATTgacttagatattttttatccgttacagtagatttaaaaacgtcatattccataaaattgtaattcattatgaaccatattctcagaataataactaatgaaacgacaaagtagagtatttcaaaatatatttaaagagaaggcttaaattaaatataatctacataataagaaataaaccatcatatatttatgttaaatatacgaaattaaacaattgtaatcatataactgataataacaataaattataaatataaaatattgaaataatagattgatccgaataatattttcttgctCATAATTTATAATCGGGGGatatcattaccaacatcctccattaattaataatggttcTTCAGGAAGGGGAAAATTTATCCGtgtttttctacataaattcttttgaacgtaggatgattagcaatggaaaggttatattacatgcaataagcatctttatgagatcaaagttaaagtctaacttgatgtattcatcgttaacttgattttatagatgaatatccatactcttgatatgagatgaggataatgagtggcgtgtaattctagacaaggtactaaaggcacatttatatcgacaaatccgacaaaccatctatTTTTCATCTgttaagtattttccaaatttctgGACCTCCATTTTCAGATATACAGACAGAAGGGGACGTTATTTtcggcattttattcagttctctatcgacgataagcatctaatattatattaatattacataataaaggcgggaatgataacgttcttgatagaaaaaagaggtatattatttaatcaatgatgccataagtatatcttcccttctcctcgcacgcctttgtatttttaccaaaattatcaaccttatcCATCACCAATAACTAAATGTTTATGACGGTATCCAttagcaaaattgtattaaatttctatatttaaaggGATTTGCAGGTAAATTGGGACATTATTTAATAGGCTATAACtcctgaaatatttattttacagaattttAGTAAAAGGAAAGTTTTTCATCCATCAATGGAGAAATGGATCATTCGATATGTCCACCGTTGACGGCAGACTTCGTCGAGGTGGATCAGAATGAGGAGCAGGCCGAAACGACGTGTGTGGAATTTCCTTGACCCTGTACTTTAAATCGATTTCTTGAGGTAAGCCAAACTGTTGTTGGGCCTTGAGAGGAATTTCTTCTTTAACTCCCCCAAAAAGAAATGGTCCATAAGGCTCAAATCGGGAGAGCTTTATTGTTGGTTTTCATCCACGTGTTGATTATGTCCTTCAGCACCTTGCAGTAATTGTCAGCGCCTCCCCACTCTTTTTGATTGAAGAAGATCGACAACATCACCGTCCGTAAGATCCGATGAACACTAGCGTCATGATTGAGACCGAAAACTTGGTTGTGTAGACCATGGGGACCTTCTCCTTCTTGTCAGCTAAGAAGCCGTTGTTTTAGCTGTTGTTCACCATTTTTACGGCCCACTTCTTTTCGTCGCTGAAGAATGTTACAAGACGGCGCTTATGATTGAGGAAATTCAATAATTTGCGCATCCTAGTCGACCAGACTTCCTTCATCTTCGATTTCAAGATGtgcttctttaattttttgtgggagATTAACTTTATGTCGATCTTTACCACCTTCTGGACTGTCCGTGGGGTGACTCCGCTGTTTTTCTGCGGGTTCGCCTCAATCCATCGTTTGAAGCTCCCCAGACACATGGGATTCCTCTTCTTGTCGCTTCTTGCCTTGTGGAACTTCCGTTCAGACTGGCCGGTTAGCTTCCACTATTCGTAGATTCTGTAAACCTTCGACCTGGAGTACGATAGCTTCTAATTCTACGAAGACTCTTCagtatttttgaaacttaattcaaattttaaatacctaaaatacaataatgctctaatatatttcaataagaaATATCTACACTGTGCATAtccaaatttctttaaaatacgaTGCTTAAAATTCAGgactcataaatttttattatctggGAGAATAAATATGTACCATTCTTAACTTGCAAATAAATGGATGCATTAggaattaattaacttaatgtGTCCTCTTTAGTCTTTATAATAACCTCTAAGAAGTGACTGAATGTGTCAAAGGCATTGAGGATAATCTCTTCGGAATACAAGACCTACTCCATCACACTGCTAGCCTTGAGGGACTCCACATTCGGATGAGGAATAGCATTGTTATTGTCCTTTATAACACCTCATCATAAATAGTCCAACTGGTTCAGGTACGGGGAGTTGTGAGGCCTCAAATACGTTATGGCATTCGTGCATAATTTATGGTTCTTGTAGGTTGTGTAGTGTGGTATACAGTGTTACTACTATATAAAGCCTATATAGGGGTTTCAGCTGAGGGAAGACAATGTACTCCAGGACCTTGAAGTAGGACTCAGTGGTAACTGACTCTCgcgacataaaaaaaatacaacagtaTATTTTACCATGACCCGGGCCGGATGCCTTTTCCTGAAGATGCCCTGGACTTCTTTATTTGCTCTGCAAGCCAGCGATCGTTGTGGCGAACCTGGCCATCTATGATAATCTTCTTATCACTGATGATTTTTACGTTTGAGCCGTGCCCCTTTAAATATTTGGTGAGTGATTTTTGAGCGTAGAACAAAGTTTATTACTTGAATCAAGATATAAGAGTCTGAACTTTGCATCTGAAAACAAGTTAATCAGCTGATTAAAACACTTAACATGTAATATTCGAACAAATCTACAggacaaatttatttcaacaccCTGTATACCAACAGTTTCAACACGACTGAAATATAACTTGATTGCTACGTATAAAGTATATATCCTtaggtattttaaaatgtacatcTAATAAggtttgttataattatatcaaagtaCCTCAGTCGATTTTGGAAAACATCAATGATACGagcgtttttttttaaactgaataaatttcatttaataatggTATAAACATAATCTGAaaactttgttaaaattaacaaattagttttattttcaaaatttactaattttaggctgttttttttttaatttagctaaataatttatgaattgtctaatttttgaaaataaataaaatgtaatgtcACGTTTTCTTCACGTATTAACATTATACTCAAGTACAACTATTAGTACATGTATATCATTTAAAGGTAAAACaattcaattagaaaaaaaataaagaactataCTTTTCAGAATTGatgaaactttaaatattttactttcaatttgCTTTATAGAGCAAAGTACCCAtaagaagttataaaaaataaaaacatgaaatttttttgatccgTTGTTTTGGAACTAACTTAGCacttagtacaataattcataaaacaaacagttttaaCAGTTTAATGAAAGtttgtcattaaaaatttttacaGCTGTCTTTAAAGTTCGTACTAACTGAAAATTaggctaaaaaaaagttttgtatcagtcaaaagatgtaattttttttttgttggttaaattaatttatttatattctacaattctaacagtgtaaataatgaatacacataaaataaaagtagatcatataaataaaaggcCACCGgacaattacgtttaaaaaaaataaaaaataaaaaggaacattatagttcatatttactgacctgatataatattcaaaaaaaatctaaacatcagctaaggttaataaaaaacgaaaatgtcttcttttcattgatttgatgagattaaaatattgcacggACCTCAAAGGAGCAAATCTGATGGTATTTCCGGCCAATGCCCACAACAAAGATGATGAAAGAAGGATTTTGATTCAAAGTGCTGAATATCGAGCAGCTGCGATTATCCTTATAGCTCTTAATTCTTCcagttatagttatttttttagtaatctatgatttaatatttaataaagcaaactccACGGCTTTGTGACcaggagaagtatttttatttctcttatatcctcaaaataatatatttgtctttattaaGTTAGAAGAAAAATGTTCTCTCACACAAACGttgaattggaaaaaatatttgacaactCTCAAAAATAGGCAATCAGCTAGAGCGTGGAGGGTAAAGTGGAACGTAGAACAGCAGCTCTGTTGgtacggcgttacctcgctaacacaaaaataccctatatattttgttgtcagctatcgattctCACGTCTTAGTTGAATAAATgttgaaatagccatgacgtatcaagtttAATAATTGATAGTCCTTATGCTCCTTATGCAAGACCAAGAATACAATTTCATACTGATCCATCCTCAGAAATACATATGAAgaccatttaattatttatcaaataactatTGTACTATTGTATTACAgtttcgaataaaatactatgatggattttaattattattagtaaatatatatttataactcatttgaaaaattattgagaagTAATATGacagtttatttattaagtttacATATCAGAGATAAATAGTAATTGGTGTGATGATATTATTTGACAAGCCACAACATTGCCCCGAGGAGTATATTTTACCAggatttgagaaataaaattcttcttagactcaattttttaagaaaatcttgcaattttgttttaccaagatacaaatttgaatttgtattgtttttcatGAAGGTAAcgaaatgtttttgaatatttcaaaatatacaatgtcaacaaaatatagaaaattatgtCACAAGATAGTTAGTCATAAAATGCATCGCAATTATATCTGTAAACAAAGCCAACGACACATAGTTATAAGCACTTCAGATCTACTTGCGATTATCCTGGTAAATATGAATATCAATTAAGTGAAACATATGATAAAAACGAATGATCcacattttatgtataaatacgTGTGTCTTGCTCTTCAATTTACCAATAATTTGTAAGATGTGGTACAAGtacattgttttatttcttttcacaaCATTTGAAGGGACATATTCTGGTAGATTCATTTTGTGTTAGTCAAAATCTTCATCAAGTaatcaatatcttttttaaatagaactgAGCCATGCTCGATGTCGAATCATCCATGATAAGTATAGCTACAAGGGAATTGGATCAAGAAATCTTTTAGGAGGAAAGGTGTGGCCCAACAATACAGTTCCCTATACATTAGCTCAAGGATTCAGTAAGGCGGATTTGAGTTTAATCCAATCTGCTATGgatgaaatagaaaataaaacatgtgTGCGATGGGTTCCTAGGAATGGAgagaaaaattatgtatacattaaGAACAATGAGAGAGGATGTTTTGCTGTCCTTGGTTACAATCAATATAGATGAATGCATGtattaaatttgcaaagaaGCAATGGATTCTCTTCTTGCATGGTAAgtagaaaaattagaaaatgttatGTTGGAGaatctaatgattttttaagaacctaataattattcttaaaactgACAACATAGTTATAAATAGAAggatcttatttattttaatattactctgGAGCCCTGGAGTAAAGATCCTATCCACTCTGATtcattctaatttataaatcttataTCGTCGTTACCACCatacaataaaaagttttattttcctttaggTCTCAGGAATTGTACAACACGAAATGCTCCATATTCTAGGATATGCTCATGAGCAAACACGACCTGACCGAGATAGTTATGTCAAAATACATTGGGATAGGATTCAGAGAGattctttaaacaatttttttaaaaacatatatgatAATGCCACTGTCACACCACCCAAATGCCAACCCTGGTCAAATGCAACAACTTTTGATGATTGTTATTCAGGTTTTACTATAGACACTTTTGGGTATGCTTACGATTATGGATCTGTGATGCATTATGGATTGGCTGAGTGAGTAGCTAAATAATGCATCAATTCCTtctatgtttatataattttaaaatagttttcaaacGTCCGATAATAATACAATGGATGCACTAAGATTTGTACCATCTGGAATTCAAATTGGTCAAAGAAATGGAATGACGGAATTAGATGCATTAAAAgttaaagcaaaatataaatgCGATCAACTGTCAACTCTTTCTACTACTCCCCCGACACAGGTTACAACAAAAGGTTCAAAGAATAGtacgtataaaaatataagaatgatAGGGATgggctttatatattttttcggaaCCGGATAATTACAGATAATTGAACTTAGGATTCATGGGTAGAATCgggtattttaaaaatcataagtaAGGTATTTCTTCATAAGAATATTACATTCACTTATGCACATATTTgcttaatgtacataaattgaatATCTAATTGTAAATTTCTTGTTTCAGTTTGTAAAGACAAATGGCCATATTGTgactcaatgaaaaaatattgtttctctGAATATACTGGTGGGAACTGTCCACAAACATGTAATAAGTGTCCAGAAGACATTAGTACCACAACAACAAGTAATACGTTtagacttttttatattttatatgttttctaatcatgaaggaaataatactcgaaaatatttagagaataaaaaagCATATATTCAGGTAGCATCTTCAAAAAGActcttccattattttattcatgaaaatagttaattaatgaaAGAGGTtctatgggttttttttctttttaagtttaTCCGTCAGGCACCAACTTTTTTGTGTAATACgtgggtatttttttaatatatattacggGTTCTAATGTATAGAATGGATAATAACCAAATCCATCTCGAATggattatcataataaattaaacatctAAATGTAAATTTCTCGTTTCAGTTTGTAAAGATAAATTGCCATATTGTGACATTTTGAAGGAATGGTGTTTTTCTGAATATACAAGTGAAAACTGTCCACAGACATGTAAAAAGTGTCCAGAAGACATTAATACCACAACAACAACTTCCACCACGGCTATTACAACCACTTCAGGCAATTATTAGTTAAACTTTGCAACATgatcaaaaatgtcaaatgtCTTATATTTCAGATTGCTTTGACAAATACGAAACGTGCGGTAAATATTTATCTCATTGTTCCGATAAGATTATGACAGACAATTGTCCAAGCTCATGTAAGTTGTGCCCTGCACAAGAAAAAACCACAATAccataaaaattaacaacttaAAAGCCTGACACAAGTAATGAGCCTAGAATtttcaatgtataatatatattattaacaatttacttctgtttaataaattatttattaaaaccaaatgctaattttgtttaagattgaaAACAACAAAATCTACATTTCCAATCGTTTTGAAAATAAGGatgattaattttcaattaaaatgattatatatttatggtttaaatataaaaaaatatttattattaacttattcTATCTGtttcaatttgtatataaagtaaaactaatattcaaataaatttaataaattatgaaaataatacatcaaaaatattagttaaaaaattattagtgaactggataaaaaatagattccaaaaattaaacgtaataatatacaaaatttatattttcttcacaatatttataaaattccatAGGAGTTAAAATTGGTTGGGAGTTATTTCCTTCTGAACAATGATGTAGACTTGCTTTACTCACTTAACGTTGAACTGTATCTCCTAAACCATCACATGGTGTTTTTCCATGACTTgcagcaaaaattcctttatttctcaaaaataataaattttgaaatagccCTTACGTATCAAATAACTTGagacgtcatggctatttcataatttattatactaaGACGAAGGAATCcatagctgacaaaaaatatatttagggcATTTTTGAGTTAGCAAGGTTAGGCCTTACCAATTGAGCAAATGGAGCTAGACGAAATGCGTCTCAATAATGGGAAATAAGAGTCAAGACTCCAATATTAGATctatttccacaaaaaaaaaaaaaacatgtaatcTATTATGGAAGCAAATGGTACAGTTATTATAGCAAGAAGAAGAGATCTCCGATTTAATCAATGAAGACAAACGATGTCAGGATCCATTGACATCCAGTGATTCATTACTGCATGTCAAGATCTTCTATCTTAAACcctttttgtatttaaagaaattatgttATTGATGCCCATATTCAATTTAAGTTCCTTGGAAGTTTAATTAGGTCAGAATTCCACTATTTTGGTCAGTATTTTTTCTACGGAAGATTGGTtttacaatgtaaaaaaaaaaaaaaaaggagcggTCGACCAACTATCAAGAAGCAACAGACTCAAAGTtctttgagttatttatcattcttagtttcgttctataaataaatccaaaaaatatttgaggtgAATACGGGTTTATTTTTAGAGAACCTTCAGTTTTATTGAGTAAGAGTGTGTTTTTAGTTCTCCAacctttcattaaaatttaggGATTTAGTGAATAGATCTATCACGTGACTCGATCCTGCTAGCTTTATACCAAATCCACCAAATTTTTAAACAGGTCCTCGACTGCATCAAGTAATTTGTTCACTTTCCCTCCATTAACTGATATAGATgatattttagtatataatcATGCCCGTTCAGGATTAAAAAAGCTTCCTTGGTAGGAGCTTTTTAACAGCTTTTGGTATT
The Lepeophtheirus salmonis chromosome 10, UVic_Lsal_1.4, whole genome shotgun sequence DNA segment above includes these coding regions:
- the LOC121125552 gene encoding zinc metalloproteinase nas-15-like yields the protein MLHILGYAHEQTRPDRDSYVKIHWDRIQRDSLSNFFKSIYDNATVIPPKCQPWSNATTFDDCYSGFTIDTFGYAYDYGSVMHYGLADFQTSDNNTMDALRFVPSGIQIGQRNGMTELDALKVKAKYKCDQLSTLSTTRPTQVTTKVCKDKWPYCDSMKKYCFSEYTGGNCPQTCNKCPEDISTTTTICKDKLPYCDILKEWCFSEYTSENCPQTCKKCPEDINTTTTTSTTAITTTSDCFDKYETCGKYLSHCSDKIMTDNCPSSCKLCPAQEKTTIP
- the LOC121125313 gene encoding zinc metalloproteinase nas-15 encodes the protein MHVLNLQRSNGFSSCMVSGIVQHEMLHILGYAHEQTRPDRDSYVKIHWDRIQRDSLNNFFKNIYDNATVTPPKCQPWSNATTFDDCYSGFTIDTFGYAYDYGSVMHYGLADFQTSDNNTMDALRFVPSGIQIGQRNGMTELDALKVKAKYKCDQLSTLSTTPPTQVTTKVCKDKWPYCDSMKKYCFSEYTGGNCPQTCNKCPEDISTTTTICKDKLPYCDILKEWCFSEYTSENCPQTCKKCPEDINTTTTTSTTAITTTSDCFDKYETCGKYLSHCSDKIMTDNCPSSCKLCPAQEKTTIP